The genomic region ACTTTTCTTTTATGACAAGTATTAATAAAATAGAGCTGTCTATAAATATGTCATTTGTTTTTTATCTTTTTAATTATAGGACTAAATATGTGCAATAAAAAACAGCCCTTTTTAAAGCTGTCTTATCATCAGTTAAAATTTCTTTCAATAATTAGATCCCTAATTCATTATGATAATTTTGTAGTGTTGAATATTGGCAAATATCTTGCTCTACTAAACTTCCTTTTCCTTGTGATACTATTTTATAAGCCTTTTTATATTTTTTTATGTATTTTAAAAATCCTTTTTTTATCAAATGTTCTTTTCCTATAATCATTAGGTATTCAGTTTTTCGGATTTTTACTAATGTCTTTTCTAAATATCTATTTTTATCTGTTATTATAACAGCTTTACTATAATCAATTCCACAATTATCTCCTTCTGGAGAATATCCAGTAAAGAAATAATCATTGTGATCTATATGAGATCTAAGCGGTATTGCAAATTCAACCCCATCAATAATTAATTGATACATAAAATAAGGACGATTTTGTTTTATCATAATTTCTTTTAAATTTTGATAATCAGAATAAAAATCTGCTGTTAATAT from Fusobacterium sp. harbors:
- the tenpIN gene encoding type III toxin-antitoxin system TenpIN family toxin — protein: MNKLFYILTADFYSDYQNLKEIMIKQNRPYFMYQLIIDGVEFAIPLRSHIDHNDYFFTGYSPEGDNCGIDYSKAVIITDKNRYLEKTLVKIRKTEYLMIIGKEHLIKKGFLKYIKKYKKAYKIVSQGKGSLVEQDICQYSTLQNYHNELGI